The genomic interval GGATTGTTGCCGGCCTGGGCCAGCGTGGAGATCAGCAACGCAAAAAAGAGAAAGAAGTGACGCATGGAGAAGCCTTGTCCCTGTGCAATTGAGGTGCACAGTGGCGCGCGGCGATTAACCGATGATTAACCGCCGCGCCCTTGTCGCTGCGGCGTTCGGGGCATAATGTCGGCTTAATCGGCCGGCGGCCTAATCTGCCTTTTTCTACGGGATCCACCATGCACGTACTGGTTTGCGAAGACGACGAGTTGATCGCCAGCGGCATCGTCGCGGGGCTGACGGCCCAGGGCCTGACCGTCGAGCACGTCAGCACCGCCTCCAAGGCGCGGGCGATGCTCAAGGTCGCGGAATTCGACGTGATGGTGCTGGATCTCGGCCTGCCCGACGAAGACGGCCTCAAGCTGTTGCAGCAGTTGCGCCAGCAGGGCCTGGAGATTCCGGTGCTGATCCTCACCGCGCGGGATTCGGTCACCGACCGGGTCGACGGCCTGCAGGCCGGCGCCGACGATTACCTGCTCAAGCCGTTCGACCTGCGCGAACTGTTCGCCCGCCTGCAGACCCTGTTGCGGCGGGTGGCGGGGCGCAGCGTCAACCTGATCGAGCACGGCGCGCTGACCTACGACCCGAGCAGCCGCGAAACCACCCTCGCGGGGCGGCCGGTGGATCTGTCGCGGCGC from Pseudomonas ekonensis carries:
- a CDS encoding response regulator, yielding MHVLVCEDDELIASGIVAGLTAQGLTVEHVSTASKARAMLKVAEFDVMVLDLGLPDEDGLKLLQQLRQQGLEIPVLILTARDSVTDRVDGLQAGADDYLLKPFDLRELFARLQTLLRRVAGRSVNLIEHGALTYDPSSRETTLAGRPVDLSRREQSLLQALLHNRGRVLSTEQLKDSVYGFNDELESNALNVHIHHLRSKLGKGIVETVRGLGYRLGPADGGDSDK